One Neoarius graeffei isolate fNeoGra1 chromosome 16, fNeoGra1.pri, whole genome shotgun sequence DNA segment encodes these proteins:
- the nlrc3l gene encoding protein NLRC3: MSDNDSEVERIMAERPPSSYGSMRSDDSEDDDEIQDVGPQPIITVNLRTRVQVNRPDSPETGVTSITQDRRTSVHNEGVFVTVPRKEQDPGDVIMEVEDNASSVFMRESQARQRNNVQAEASVLEPTHLLTPVENSVDEFSLRYVFTAMLDILRNLNAMELQYFVGSLCSQSKGQLQFRQLEQEGELDVLGVVDQILEKWGKGEALHITIHALNDINKHAIASTLGSVCRRVLVQFDLRASHKRRYYSLYEGTCRPGQQRYIRHVYVESPIVFKTPTNEEKLISPTKLFSPLEGEGDIRVVMTSGIPAIGLTVTTQMFIIDWTEERVCQDIQFVFALPGRDLHLVRNSEQTFLEFLASFYPEAKHAEFLSCQDCTVLFVIDALELCRQPLEFQNHPGVTEMTARAPVGVLLTSLIKGDLLPHARVWITAHRSTSLKLPANCISRFTELKGFGNTQKDEYFTKRTKDPTHGRRILELVKSSPGLYDACYLPLFSWIVSFVYERHLQIQGFAEPAQTLTTFYTQYVIVLTNRKIERYVGTGLEESRWKEADKEFLMKMGRLALNMLLDGTSVFCDRTVRNLTLDIHDVTHRGGISSETGEPTRENGRSFRFIHHSVQDFMAAMYVYVTFRMTGENALEPRKSKTKTARPVSELYKPVIDRVLARRDGHMDLFLRFLLGLSAHGTEMHLRGHLLPQYHPEPKGVADVLKYARKKIKENAVAERCRNLELCLSELEEGKNIR; this comes from the exons GATCATGGCGGAGCGGCCGCCCAGCAGCTATGGCTCCATGCGCAGCGATGATTCAGAAGATGATGATGAGATTCAAGATGTTGGCCCTCAACCCATCATTACAGTCAATTTACGTACAAG agtccAAGTTAATCGGCCAGATTCGCCAGAAACCGGTGTCACCTCCATCACACAAGACCGACGAACCAGTGTCCATAATGAGGGGGTCTTCGTTACCGTCCCAAG aaAAGAACAGGACCCAGGAGACGTGATCATGGAGGTGGAAGATAATGCGAGTTCTGTGTTTATGAGAGAATCCCAAGCCAGACAGAGGAACAATGTACAGGCAGAAGCGAGTGTCCTCGAACCCACACACTTGCTCACTCCTGTGGAAAATTCAGTAGACGAATTCTCCCTGCGCTATGTGTTCACA gccatGTTGGACATACTCAGAAATCTGAACGCCATGGAGCTGCAGTATTTCGTGGGCAGTCTGTGCTCGCAGAGTAAAGGTCAGCTCCAGTTCCGTCAGCTGGAGCAGGAGGGTGAGCTCGACGTCCTCGGCGTGGTGGACCAGATACTGGAGAAGTGGGGCAAAGGAGAGGCGCTGCACATCACCATACACGCGCTCAACGACATCAACAAGCACGCCATCGCTAGCACGCTGGggagtgtgtgcaggagag ttttGGTGCAGTTCGATCTGAGAGCCAGTCACAAGCGCCGTTATTATAGTCTCTATGAGGGAACCTGTCGCCCAGGGCAACAGCGCTACATCAGACACGTCTACGTAGAATCGCCCATTGTGTTCAAAACCCCGACCAATGAGGAAAAGCTGATCAGCCCCACCAAGCTCTTCTCTCCTCTTGAGGGTGAAGGTGACATCCGTGTCGTCATGACATCAGGTATCCCGGCCATCGGACTTACAGTGACCACGCAGATGTTCATCATAGACTGGACGGAGGAGCGAGTGTGTCAGGACATCCAGTTTGTGTTTGCTCTCCCGGGTCGTGACCTTCACCTGGTCAGGAACTCTGAGCAGACTTTCCTGGAGTTTCTTGCCTCGTTTTATCCTGAAGCGAAGCACGCGGAGTTCCTGTCCTGCCAAGACTGCACTGTTCTCTTTGTCATCGACGCACTCGAGCTCTGCAGGCAACCCCTCGAGTTTCAGAACCATCCAGGCGTCACGGAGATGACTGCTCGGGCTCCCGTGGGCGTCCTTCTCACCAGTTTAATCAAAGGAGACTTGCTGCCTCATGCACGCGTTTGGATCACAGCCCATCGTTCCACCTCGTTGAAACTCCCAGCAAATTGCATTAGCAGGTTTACAGAGCTAAAAGGATTTGGCAACACGCAGAAGGACGAGTATTTCACCAAACGGACTAAAGACCCGACGCATGGCAGGCGCATTCTAGAGCTTGTCAAAAGTTCTCCAGGTCTGTACGATGCCTGCTATCTGCCACTCTTCTCCTGGATCGTGTCCTTCGTTTACGAGCGGCATTTACAGATTCAAGGCTTTGCCGAGCCGGCGCAAACACTCACCACTTTTTACACGCAGTATGTCATTGTGCTGACGAACCGGAAAATCGAACGCTATGTCGGTACGGGGCTTGAGGAATCGCGGTGGAAAGAAGCAGATAAAGAGTTCTTGATGAAAATGGGCAGACTGGCACTGAATATGCTGCTGGACGGAACGAGCGTCTTCTGTGATCGCACCGTGCGCAATTTGACACTGGACATCCATGATGTCACTCACCGAGGCGGGATCTCCTCCGAAACAGGTGAACCTACGAGAGAAAATGGGCGGAGCTTTAGATTCATCCATCACAGCGTTCAGGATTTCATGGCCGCCATGTACGTTTACGTCACGTTTCGGATGACGGGAGAAAATGCACTCGAGCCACGGAAAAGCAAAACGAAGACGGCGCGACCCGTCAGCGAGCTTTACAAACCCGTCATCGATCGCGTCCTCGCCAGGCGCGACGGACACATGGATCTCTTCCTGCGCTTCCTGTTGGGCTTGTCGGCTCACGGGACAGAGATGCATCTACGCGGACACCTGCTGCCTCAGTATCACCCCGAGCCGAAGGGCGTAGCAGATGTGCTCAAGTACGCGCGGAAGAAGATAAAGGAGAACGCCGTAGCGGAGCGGTGTAGAAATTTAGAGCTCTGTCTCTCTGAACTGGAAGAGGGCAAGAACATACGATGA